Proteins encoded by one window of Nitrospirae bacterium YQR-1:
- the ileS gene encoding isoleucine--tRNA ligase encodes MATDYKDTLNLPETDFPMKANLSKRELEFLTLWKETGLYNKMLKKNSGNPPYILHDGPPYANGHIHIGHALNKILKDIIVKFNSMKGNFSPYVPGWDCHGLPIELQVDKNLGSKKHEITIQQKRKLCREYAGKFIDIQRDEFMRLGGLGDWFNPYITMTYGYEAAIVGEFFKFLKNGYVYRGRKPVHWCSSCITALAEAEVEYAEKQSPSIYVKFKLTGDSTEKLDLKNKDIYIVIWTTTPWTLPANLALAVDPDVKYAVLENNEQFYIVAMELIEKIAGETGLTGKVQKSVTGSELAGLQAHHPFIERLSTVITGDFVTVTDGTGIVHIAPGHGEDDYRAGLKNALEIYVPVDDTGKFTKSAGFLQGKFVFAANAEIIEHLRQNGSLIHASDITHSYPHCWRCKKPVIFRATEQWFISMDAGNLKQRCLKEIDTVQWVPGWGKDRIVGTMKNRPDWCISRQRTWGVPIAVFLCKECSEPVTEPEILDRIVKIFSEKSSDIWFDINPEGFLPAGYACKKCGHGSFKKETDILDVWFDSGVSHAAVLENVKGLAWPADMYLEGSDQHRGWFQSSLIAATATRGKAPFRTVLTHGFVVDGKGKKMSKSLGNVISPDEVINKSGAEILRLWSSAEDYRNDVRISNEIMARLTEAYRKIRNTARFLLGNISDFDGADMSKSLLEADQWAMSRLEQLKKVVTTSYESFEFHEVYHTLHNFCIVDMSSFYLDILKDRVYTFKKDSTERRSAQWVMLQIVSSMARLMAPILSFTAEEVWQSLRKSKAGATMCPEESVFLTSFPVVDGVFLNEKIEERWAKLISVRDVANKALELKRQEKFIGNALEAKLLIYADNSLYSLLKAYESFLPTLFIVSQAFLHKYDGSEIDNSCFMSDDIKGLAVKVLKADGLKCQRCWNYSETVGTIIDTPEICNRCHDVLN; translated from the coding sequence ATGGCAACGGATTATAAAGATACGCTCAATTTACCTGAGACGGACTTTCCGATGAAAGCCAACCTCTCAAAGAGAGAACTTGAATTTCTTACTCTCTGGAAAGAAACCGGTCTTTATAATAAAATGTTGAAGAAAAACTCAGGGAATCCACCTTATATCCTTCATGACGGCCCACCCTACGCTAACGGACACATCCATATAGGACACGCCTTAAATAAAATTCTTAAAGATATAATTGTTAAGTTTAATTCCATGAAAGGAAACTTTAGCCCATATGTGCCGGGCTGGGACTGCCACGGTCTTCCCATCGAACTTCAGGTTGACAAAAACCTCGGAAGCAAGAAACACGAAATTACCATACAACAAAAGAGAAAACTTTGCAGGGAATATGCCGGTAAATTCATTGATATCCAGCGGGATGAGTTTATGAGGCTTGGCGGACTTGGCGATTGGTTTAACCCCTACATAACAATGACATATGGTTATGAGGCGGCAATAGTCGGGGAGTTTTTCAAGTTTCTGAAAAACGGATATGTCTATAGAGGACGAAAACCCGTCCACTGGTGCTCATCATGTATAACAGCTCTGGCTGAGGCCGAGGTTGAGTATGCTGAGAAGCAATCACCCTCAATTTACGTAAAATTTAAACTTACAGGAGATAGTACCGAAAAACTTGACCTTAAAAATAAGGATATTTATATTGTAATCTGGACAACCACACCGTGGACACTTCCAGCTAATTTAGCCCTTGCCGTTGACCCAGATGTTAAATACGCTGTCCTTGAAAACAATGAACAATTCTACATCGTGGCAATGGAACTTATCGAAAAAATTGCAGGGGAAACAGGACTTACAGGCAAAGTGCAAAAATCTGTAACAGGCTCTGAATTAGCAGGCCTTCAAGCTCATCATCCTTTTATAGAGAGGCTTTCAACCGTAATAACCGGTGATTTCGTAACGGTTACAGACGGCACAGGCATTGTCCATATAGCGCCGGGGCATGGTGAGGATGACTATCGGGCCGGGCTAAAAAACGCTCTCGAGATATATGTACCGGTTGACGATACAGGGAAATTCACAAAAAGCGCCGGATTTCTGCAAGGTAAGTTTGTATTTGCAGCAAATGCGGAAATCATAGAGCATCTTCGTCAAAACGGCTCTTTAATACATGCCTCTGATATAACTCACTCCTACCCACACTGTTGGAGATGCAAAAAACCGGTGATATTCAGAGCTACCGAGCAGTGGTTTATCTCAATGGATGCCGGTAATCTTAAACAACGCTGTCTGAAAGAGATAGACACTGTGCAGTGGGTGCCGGGCTGGGGAAAAGACAGAATAGTGGGAACGATGAAAAATCGCCCTGACTGGTGTATATCCAGGCAGCGCACATGGGGTGTGCCGATTGCTGTGTTTTTGTGTAAAGAGTGCTCTGAACCTGTAACTGAGCCGGAAATCCTTGATCGGATTGTCAAAATTTTTAGCGAGAAAAGTTCCGATATTTGGTTTGATATAAACCCTGAGGGGTTTTTGCCTGCCGGTTATGCATGTAAGAAGTGCGGACATGGTTCATTTAAGAAGGAAACCGACATACTGGATGTATGGTTTGACTCAGGAGTCAGTCATGCTGCGGTTTTAGAAAATGTAAAGGGGCTGGCGTGGCCTGCTGATATGTATCTTGAGGGCAGTGACCAGCACAGAGGGTGGTTTCAAAGCTCACTTATTGCAGCAACAGCCACCCGTGGCAAGGCCCCCTTTCGTACAGTTTTAACCCACGGTTTTGTTGTTGACGGCAAGGGCAAGAAGATGTCCAAATCCCTTGGCAACGTGATCTCCCCCGATGAAGTAATTAATAAAAGCGGAGCCGAAATTCTGAGGCTTTGGAGCTCTGCCGAGGACTACAGAAATGACGTGCGAATTTCAAATGAGATAATGGCACGGCTTACCGAGGCTTACCGAAAGATTCGCAACACCGCACGATTTCTGCTGGGTAATATATCAGACTTTGACGGCGCTGATATGAGTAAATCCCTGTTGGAAGCAGACCAGTGGGCGATGTCCCGGCTTGAGCAGTTGAAAAAGGTGGTAACTACCTCCTATGAGAGCTTTGAGTTTCACGAGGTCTATCACACTTTACATAATTTCTGCATAGTGGATATGAGCTCATTTTATCTGGACATTTTAAAAGACAGGGTTTATACATTTAAAAAGGACTCAACAGAGAGGCGCTCAGCCCAGTGGGTAATGCTTCAGATAGTATCATCTATGGCACGTTTGATGGCGCCGATTCTTTCCTTTACAGCAGAGGAGGTTTGGCAGTCACTGAGGAAATCAAAGGCAGGGGCTACGATGTGTCCTGAGGAAAGCGTGTTTCTTACATCATTTCCGGTAGTTGACGGCGTATTTTTGAATGAGAAGATTGAGGAGCGCTGGGCTAAGTTAATTAGTGTTAGAGATGTAGCCAACAAAGCGCTTGAACTTAAAAGACAGGAGAAATTCATTGGTAACGCACTTGAAGCAAAACTTCTCATTTATGCCGATAACAGCTTGTATTCATTGCTTAAAGCATATGAGAGTTTTCTGCCGACACTGTTTATTGTCTCTCAGGCTTTCCTGCATAAATATGATGGCTCTGAGATTGACAACAGTTGCTTTATGAGTGATGATATTAAGGGGCTTGCCGTAAAGGTTCTGAAAGCGGATGGGCTGAAGTGCCAGAGGTGTTGGAACTATAGTGAGACGGTAGGAACGATTATCGATACACCGGAGATTTGCAACCGTTGCCATGATGTGCTTAACTAA
- the lspA gene encoding signal peptidase II translates to MGLFKERSPYFLVSLCVFIFDQLTKYLITVKLTLYEVVPVFSFFNIVSVRNRGSAFSMFQSLGNPIFITITLIALVVIVVLLIKSGKKETLSYALLLGGAAGNLFDRIIRGSVVDFLDCHIGNYHWPAFNVADSALTIGIFLIILNQLVLMKKKE, encoded by the coding sequence ATGGGATTATTTAAAGAACGGTCACCATACTTTTTGGTATCGCTGTGTGTTTTTATATTCGATCAGCTCACTAAATATCTGATAACCGTGAAACTTACCCTCTATGAGGTAGTTCCGGTTTTTTCATTTTTTAATATAGTCAGTGTAAGAAACCGTGGTTCAGCTTTCAGCATGTTTCAGAGTCTTGGCAATCCGATTTTTATAACTATAACGCTGATAGCGCTTGTGGTGATAGTGGTATTGCTGATTAAGTCCGGCAAAAAAGAAACCCTTTCATATGCACTGCTTTTAGGGGGAGCGGCGGGAAATCTCTTTGACCGGATAATTCGGGGCAGCGTGGTTGATTTCCTTGACTGCCATATAGGCAACTACCACTGGCCTGCGTTTAATGTTGCCGATTCGGCATTAACCATAGGGATTTTCCTTATCATTTTGAATCAGCTTGTATTGATGAAAAAGAAGGAGTAG